The Enteractinococcus fodinae genome has a segment encoding these proteins:
- a CDS encoding ribonuclease J codes for MTETQVISHPPKLRNGTCRIVPLGGLGDIGRNMTVFELNGKLLIVDAGVLFPEEVQPGIDLILPDFDYIKDRLDDVVAIVLTHGHEDHIGAVPYLLRLNPDIPLIGSQLTLALVESKLQQHRIKPLTLEAQDGGREQLGPFDLEFVAVNHSIPDSLAIAIRTEAGTILHTGDFKMDQLPLDGRITDLRAFARLGEEGVDLFMTDSTNSEVPGFTPTEKDIGPVIENYIGKAQRRVIVASFASHIHRVQQVLDAAVKHGRKVAFVGRSMVNNMGIAADLGYLNIPANTVIDLKHVNDYADHEVVLMSTGSQGEPMAALSRMANDEHRQITIQEDDLVILASSMIPGNENAVTRVINGLMSMGAHVIHKGNAHVHVSGHASEGELLYCYNIVKPKNVLPVHGEMRHLIANGRLAEATGVPEENVIITNDGGVIDLVDGVARQVGQIPCEYVYVDGRSIGEVTEDDLKDRQVLGEEGFITVIAVVDRQTGALVSGPEIHSRGVAEDEGVFDSIKPKLVRALEDAAASEKEHSKHQLQQMMRRTLGSWVARKLRRRSMIVPIIIEA; via the coding sequence ATGACCGAAACCCAAGTTATCTCCCATCCACCTAAACTCCGCAACGGCACCTGCCGTATTGTGCCGCTCGGCGGGTTGGGTGATATCGGTCGAAACATGACGGTCTTTGAGCTCAACGGCAAGCTCCTGATCGTCGACGCCGGTGTCCTCTTCCCAGAAGAAGTCCAACCCGGCATCGACTTGATCCTGCCGGACTTTGATTACATCAAAGACCGTCTCGACGACGTGGTAGCCATCGTGCTAACCCACGGCCACGAGGACCACATCGGGGCAGTACCGTATCTGCTGCGCTTGAATCCCGACATTCCACTGATCGGTTCGCAGCTGACCCTGGCCCTAGTCGAATCGAAACTCCAACAGCACCGCATCAAACCGCTCACACTGGAGGCACAAGACGGTGGCCGCGAACAGCTGGGGCCTTTCGATCTGGAATTCGTCGCCGTCAACCACTCGATTCCGGATTCTCTGGCCATCGCAATCCGCACCGAAGCCGGCACCATTTTGCACACCGGAGACTTCAAAATGGACCAGCTGCCTCTCGACGGGCGCATCACCGACTTGCGTGCTTTTGCGCGACTTGGTGAAGAGGGTGTCGATCTGTTTATGACCGACTCGACCAACTCCGAAGTCCCCGGGTTTACCCCCACCGAGAAGGACATTGGGCCGGTCATTGAAAACTACATTGGCAAAGCACAACGCCGTGTCATTGTAGCGTCGTTTGCTTCGCATATTCACCGCGTCCAGCAAGTCTTGGATGCTGCGGTAAAACACGGTCGCAAGGTCGCTTTTGTTGGACGGTCGATGGTCAACAACATGGGCATCGCCGCTGATCTGGGATATTTAAACATTCCCGCCAACACGGTCATCGATCTCAAACACGTTAATGATTATGCAGATCATGAAGTGGTCCTGATGTCCACCGGGTCCCAGGGTGAACCGATGGCGGCGCTGTCTCGGATGGCCAATGATGAGCACCGCCAAATCACCATCCAAGAGGACGATTTGGTGATCTTGGCATCTTCCATGATTCCCGGCAATGAGAATGCTGTCACACGAGTGATCAATGGTCTGATGTCCATGGGCGCCCACGTGATTCATAAAGGTAACGCCCACGTACACGTGTCAGGCCACGCCTCTGAGGGCGAACTGCTGTACTGCTACAACATCGTTAAACCAAAAAACGTGCTGCCGGTGCACGGCGAAATGCGCCATTTGATCGCCAATGGACGCCTAGCCGAAGCAACTGGTGTACCGGAAGAGAACGTCATCATCACCAATGACGGCGGTGTCATAGACCTGGTCGACGGGGTGGCCCGTCAAGTTGGTCAAATCCCGTGCGAATACGTCTACGTTGATGGTCGTTCGATCGGAGAGGTCACCGAAGATGACCTCAAAGACCGCCAGGTATTAGGTGAAGAAGGGTTCATCACGGTTATTGCAGTGGTCGATCGACAAACCGGCGCCCTGGTCTCCGGTCCGGAAATCCATTCTCGCGGCGTGGCCGAGGATGAAGGCGTCTTTGATTCGATTAAACCTAAGCTCGTCAGAGCGTTAGAAGATGCCGCCGCATCCGAGAAGGAACACAGCAAACATCAGCTGCAACAAATGATGCGTCGCACCTTGGGTTCCTGGGTGGCACGCAAACTGCGTCGCCGCTCGATGATTGTGCCGATCATCATTGAAGCGTAG